A single region of the Vicia villosa cultivar HV-30 ecotype Madison, WI linkage group LG4, Vvil1.0, whole genome shotgun sequence genome encodes:
- the LOC131597063 gene encoding uncharacterized protein LOC131597063 has product MGSGLNGHGNWMEPRRKQFRHWAPKWDSFSTSGSLNRVDFSKLLSLYISDFPEIIKAKELYDLFGCIGNVVEVSIAPRRNKSGKRFGFARFRDVEDVRRLEISVDNVQIAGHKIMANIPRFERVRPTVHRRQQGARGFGGDLEAGENSKRKYGWGFKDSSNGRWNRSFVEVVTNNQEDRAKAENVVVSFSISEVDIQRYRRAYVGRVVLLGSTYHIQTKLVMEGCFNINVTPLGASLCLLEETEAGTIADLVEEGGLWWRNCFVNVVKWEEGVMDDERIVWLRIFGVPIHAWKADFFLALANSIGRLKMKLFVIFLANSMMRGTLTRH; this is encoded by the coding sequence ATGGGTAGCGGCCTCAATGGCCATGGCAACTGGATGGAGCCAAGAAGGAAACAGTTTAGACATTGGGCTCCGAAATGGGACTCCTTTTCCACTTCGGGATCTCTTAATAGAGTAGATTTTTCTAAATTGTTGTCTCTTTACATTTCTGACTTCCCAGAAATCATCAAAGCGAAGGAGTTGTATGATCTTTTCGGATGCATCGGCAATGTGGTGGAGGTGTCTATAGCCCCAAGAAGGAACAAATCTGggaaaaggtttggttttgcGAGGTTTAGGGATGTTGAAGATGTGAGACGGCTGGAAATCAGCGTGGACAATGTGCAGATAGCGGGTCACAAAATTATGGCTAATATTCCTAGGTTCGAACGGGTCAGACCTACGGTTCACAGGAGGCAGCAAGGTGCTAGGGGTTTTGGGGGAGATTTGGAGGCGGGCGAAAATTCGAAGAGGAAATATGGGTGGGGCTTCAAGGATTCTTCGAATGGTCGTTGGAACAGATCTTTCGTGGAAGTAGTAACCAACAACCAGGAAGACAGGGCGAAGGCCGAGAATGTTGTGGTGTCTTTCTCTATTTCTGAAGTTGATATTCAGAGATATCGGAGAGCTTATGTGGGGAGAGTGGTTCTGCTAGGATCCACTTATCATATTCAAACAAAGCTTGTAATGGAAGGTTGTTTTAACATTAATGTCACACCTCTGGGAGCATCTCTATGTCTGCTAGAAGAAACAGAAGCTGGCACTATTGCGGATCTTGTCGAGGAAGGCGGATTGTGGTGGAGGAATTGTTTCGTGAATGTTGTAAAATGGGAGGAAGGTGTTATGGATGATGAAAGAATAGTGTGGTTGAGGATTTTCGGTGTGCCTATTCATGCTTGGAAGGCTGATTTTTTCCTGGCATTGGCGAATTCAATTGGGAGATTAAAGATGAAGTTGTTCGTCATTTTTCTAGCAAATTCGATGATGAGGGGGACCTTGACACGACACTAG